The following is a genomic window from Chryseobacterium ginsenosidimutans.
GCATCAGCAGGAGCATTCGCATTTTTCTTAGCTATTGCGATGGGTAGTATGGATGACAAAAAAGAAAAATCTGAAACTTCCGAAACCTCAACAGCAACAGCAAATGGAGAGGCTAAATCGAACTACAAAAAACTGGGCGAAACTTTGCCAACAGATTATTTTGATGTTACAGTTAATAAAGTCAGTGTTGAAAACAGTGTAAATACTGGGAACCAATTTGGAGACTTAAAACAAGAAGCGGGAACACGGTACCTCATCATCAATACTTCATTCAAGAACAATAGTAATGAAAGCCGAATGTTAATAGATGGAGAGGTTTTGGTAAACTACAACGGTAAAGATTACATATTCGACAAATCTGAAACTGTTATGCTTGAAGGATGGGGATTGATGCTTGATCAGATTAACCCACTTACTACAAAGACCACTAATTTAGTTTATAAGATACCTTCAGAGTTGAAAGGTAATGCTTATTATAAACCCGGGCGTTCGGGAAGTAATGATTTGATTGATTTGGGAAATATAGAGTAATTACTATTATAAACTTTTGATTAATAAAATAATGCGACAACTTTTGTCGCATTATTTATATAGATTCGCTGTAATTTACTAATTTAAAAAAAAATATGATTAGATAATTACTTTGACAAAAAAACACATTATTTTTGCGTACTGTAACAAAATTTATTATGAACCAATATGAAACCTTACTTAAGTTTGTTAATGAACATGGAGTAATTAAAACCGATAGAACAGGAACAGGAACTAAAAGTATTTTCG
Proteins encoded in this region:
- a CDS encoding DUF4352 domain-containing protein, yielding MKKNIKHLASAGAFAFFLAIAMGSMDDKKEKSETSETSTATANGEAKSNYKKLGETLPTDYFDVTVNKVSVENSVNTGNQFGDLKQEAGTRYLIINTSFKNNSNESRMLIDGEVLVNYNGKDYIFDKSETVMLEGWGLMLDQINPLTTKTTNLVYKIPSELKGNAYYKPGRSGSNDLIDLGNIE